In a genomic window of Gadus macrocephalus chromosome 9, ASM3116895v1:
- the LOC132464875 gene encoding uncharacterized protein LOC132464875 has product MDNVSRKSGSGTTCAVVGCTNSRKRLNEWLNRECFDHKPATKRQCLCPPLFEFFRKPDADSESRAWLKALNLKNPPCTVFVCSHHFVDKRPTKNNPFPELWLGYTRFTQPKRSRVTGRTTACPKKRRLQSDDAPETCQPACEAEPATPKFRDAQTQWEDPSLTDHTYFSTTQSVKVDKATQCEDPTVTSTTVIDDSRSRLYTGVRMVQFFTMVTALLPIAKPSITLPVVDQILMTLMKLKLNLILGDISHRFNVSTSIASIVISHWIGVMGEQFKVLIPWLPRETIRATMPLPFKRNYPRTTCIIDCAESAMQRATNPDSRSDTFSQYKSRNTVKYLVAVAPNGLIMFISDAYAGRSSDKFITMDSGFLDYLRAGDEVMADRGFTIRDLLNERKVNLNIPAFTNRRNQLTNEEITRTRRVANVRIHVERAIQRLKVFKILSQTVPISMARKLDNILTICAGLVNLRSPLIRMPREG; this is encoded by the exons ATGGACAACGTATCGAGGAAAAGTGGTTCGGGAACTACGTGTGCAGTAGTTGGCTGTACCAACTCAAGGAAACGCCTGAACGAGTGGTTAAATAGAGAGTGTTTTGACCACAAACCTGCCACGAAGAGACAATGTTTATGTCCTCCGTTGTTTGAGTTTTTTCGCAAGCCTGATGCCGACTCGGAATCACGGGCCTGGCTGAAGGCATTGAATTTAAAAAATCCACCCTGCACCGTTTTTGTGTGTTCACATCATTTTGTGGACAAGAGACCAACTAAGAATAATCCCTTTCCAGAGTTGTGGTTGGGATACACACGCTTTACCCAGCCAAAGAGGAGCCGAGTCACCGGGCGGACCACTGCCTGCCCAAAGAAGCGTAGACTTCAATCTGATG ATGCTCCCGAAACGTGTCAGCCTGCCTGTGAGGCTGAGCCTGCCACACCAAAATTCCGAGATGCCCAGACCCAGTGGGAGGATCCGTCACTGACTGACCACACATACTTTTCAACAACACAGTCTGTTAAAGTAGATAAGGCCACACAGTGCGAGGATCCTACTGTGACTAGCACCACAGTCATTGATGATTCTAGGTCTCGGCTGTATACAGGAGTGCGCATGGTTCAATTTTTCACCATGGTGACGGCGTTGTTGCCTATCGCTAAGCCATCAATTACCCTTCCTGTTGTTGACCAAATCCTGATGACCTTGATGAAGCTAAAACTAAATCTTATATTAGGAGATATTTCTCACCGTTTCAATGTGTCTACATCCATAGCGAGCATTGTGATTAGTCACTGGATTGGCGTGATGGGTGAACAGTTCAAAGTCCTGATCCCCTGGCTTCCAAGAGAGACCATTCGTGCCACCATGCCCTTACCGTTTAAGAGGAACTACCCTCGAACCACCTGCATCATTGACTGTGCCGAAAGTGCCATGCAGAGAGCCACAAACCCAGATTCAAGGAGTGACACTTTCAGTCAGTATAAATCACGCAACACTGTGAAATATCTTGTCGCTGTGGCCCCTAATGGGCTAATCATGTTTATATCTGACGCATATGCTGGCAGAAGCAGCGATAAGTTTATCACCATGGACAGTGGGTTTCTGGACTATCTAAGGGCTGGTGATGAGGTCATGGCGGACCGTGGGTTCACCATTCGAGACCTGCTTAATGAAAGAAAGGTCAATTTGAACATCCCTGCATTCACCAACAGGCGCAATCAGTTGACCAATGAGGAGATAACACGAACCAGGCGAGTAGCCAATGTCCGCATACATGTGGAAAGAGCAATCCAGAGACTGAAGGTCTTTAAGATTTTATCCCAGACCGTTCCCATCAGCATGGCACGTAAACTGGACAACATCTTGACCATCTGTGCTGGCCTAGTTAACCTAAGAAGTCCACTGATCAGAATGCCTCGTGAGGGTTAG